In one window of Megalopta genalis isolate 19385.01 chromosome 4, iyMegGena1_principal, whole genome shotgun sequence DNA:
- the LOC117222529 gene encoding uncharacterized protein LOC117222529, translating into MVLAYLSAMSYLLYEIQSTETNLFPAWSQSWRAHTFLYILCNCVVILATYAFTYDRLIVLQSLSKVSRVLSRRDFDDMAKFLHTKDIVVMLYHCFVLLYFVADSRLWTPRYFIVMAMPCVTIQGEMFYANCVHILGGCFKKVDEMLRRLNEPPPERSELLRTFRSLLNEQDASMLTRLKRCEKLHEEISDVVESLNKSYRGILTVIMVFEFYTITFNLYYFIEGFESIDELDLESAAYRLLPFSSIVYGLTKFSTTIWLCETTTNHANQIATTINIVHADCTDTAVRQELRCFALQVAHRDIRFSAKTFVMNAKLLSQLLGQIVIYVMILFQFMFDTNCDDKRLS; encoded by the exons AGAGCTCACACGTTCctttacattttatgcaactGTGTCGTGATCCTTGCAACGTACGCCTTTACGTACGATAGGCTGATCGTGCTGCAAAGCCTGTCGAAGGTTTCGCGCGTTCTGTCGCGACGGGATTTCGACGACATGGCGAAGTTTCTTCACACGAAGGACATCGTTGTCATGCTTTATCATTGTTTCGTCCTTCTATACTTCGTCGCCGACTCTCGCCTATGGACGCCGCGATATTTCATTGTGATGGCGATGCCGTGCGTGACGATTCAGGGGGAAATGTTCTACGCTAATTGCGTGCACATTTTGGGCGGCTGCTTCAAGAAAGTCGACGAAATGTTGCGACGTCTGAACGAACCTCCGCCCGAACGTTCGGAACTGTTGCGGACGTTCCGGTCGTTGTTGAACGAGCAGGACGCTTCGATGCTGACGAGGCTGAAGCGCTGCGAGAAGCTGCACGAGGAGATCAGCGACGTCGTCGAATCGCTTAATAAATCGTACCGCGGGATACTTACTGTCATCATGGTGTTCGAGTTTTACACGATCACGTTCAATCTGTACTACTTTATCGAAGGGTTCGAGAGCATCGACGAACTGGATTTGGAATCGGCGGCGTATCGTCTGCTCCCTTTCAGCTCCATAGTCTACGGGCTGACGAAATTTTCGACGACGATCTGGCTTTGCGAGACCACCACGAATCATGCGAACCAGATTGCTACCACGATCAACATCGTTCACGCCGATTGCACCGACACCGCTGTCAGGCAGGAG TTGAGGTGTTTCGCGCTGCAAGTTGCGCATCGGGACATTCGATTTTCCGCGAAAACGTTCGTGATGAACGCGAAGCTTCTGTCGCAG CTCCTCGGTCAAATTGTAATATACGTCATGATACTTTTCCAATTCATGTTCGACACCAATTGCGACGACAAACGGTTGTCGTGA